AAGTCAATCCGATCGACGCGACGTTACCGAAAGCGACGGACATCGCGAATATCACAACGAAACATTTCTCGAACATCCCGTCGCCGCACATGACGCCCGAGAAAATGCTCGAGCTCGCCCAGTTCATCAATCAACAACTGACACAAGACACATACGATGGGGTCGTCATCACTCACGGGACCGACACACTCGAAGAGACGGCCTACTTCTTACAAATCACGCTTGGTGCACCGGTACCGATCGTGTTGACCGGAGCGATGCGCTCGTCAAACGAGGTCGGCTCGGACGGCGAATTCAATCTCATCACGGCGCTTCGGGTCGCCCAAAGTGATGTGGCACGCGGCAAAGGCGTGCTCGTCGTCTTCAACGGTGAAATCCACTCCGCGTTCAACGTCACGAAGACGCACACGTCCTCGGTCGACACGTTCAAATCGGTCCACTTCGGCAACGTCGGTATGGTGACGAAAGATCACGTCCTCATTTACAGTCAGCCGACGACAAAACAACCGAAAATGATTCCATCGATTACGAAACGGGTCGCGGTGCTGAAAGTCGTCGCCGGGATGGAGCCGGACCTGCTCGAGGCGGTGCTCGCGCTCGGCTATGACGGGCTCGTCCTTGAAGTACTCGGGCAAGGGAATGTCCCACCGTCAATCGTCCCCGCGCTCGAGATGCTCGTCGAACGCATGCCGGTCGTCATCGTCAGCCGTTGTTTCAACGGAATCGTGCAAGACGTGTACGGCTACGTCGGCGGCGGCCAGCAACTGAAAGAGATGGGCATCATCTTCTCGAACGGTCTGAACTCACAAAAAGCGAGACTTCGCCTCCTTGTCGAGCTCGAGGCGTGTTCGTCCCAAGCGGTCATGGAACATAGCTTCAGCTTCCAACAGTGAGTTGGCGGCTTGCCAACCGTTTCGTCCTTCCATACAATGAGGGATGAGGTGATTTCATTGAATAAACATGCTATCGTCGTCGGCGCCGGACCATGTGGGCTGTCGGCTGCGATCGAATTAGAACGGATCGGCATCTCGTGCACGGTCATCGAGCGCGGCAATATCGTCGATGCCATCTATCGGTATCCGACCCATCAAACGTTTTTCTCTTCTGCCAGCTTGCTCGAAATCGGGGATATCCCGTTTATCTGTAAAGATTTGAAACCGCGTCGTCAAGACGCGCTCGTCTACTATCGGGAAGTCGTCAGCCGGACTGGTCTCGACGTCCAACCGTTTGAGACGGTCGAAACGGTCACGCGTTCCGAGGACGGGTTCATCGTTCGGTCACGCCATGACCGCGACGGCGTCAAAGAACGCCAGGCCGATTATGTCATCTTAGCCACTGGGTATTATGGCCGTCCTCGTACGTTGGACGTCCCAGGTGAAGAGTTGCCGCACGTCACGCATTACTTCAAAGAGGCGCATCCGTTTTACCGACAACGTGTGACGGTCATCGGCGGAAAGAACTCCGCGGTCGACGCGGCCATCGAGCTCGAGAAGGCCGGCGCCCACGTCACGGTACTCTATCGCGGGGACGGCTACAGTCCGTCCGTCAAACCGTGGGTCCTGCCGACGTTCGACTCGCTCGTCCGTCATGACAAAGTGCGACTCGAGCTCGAAGCGGAGATCGTTCGGATCGAACCGCATCACGTCGTCTATCGTCAGTACGGTGAAGAACAGCGGCTCGAGACCGACCACGTCCTCGCCATGACAGGCTACTTGCCCGACCATGGGCTGTTCGCTGATGCCGGGGTCCAAGTCGATGAGGAGACCGGTGTGCCCTCGTTTGACGAGACGACGTTCGAGACGAACGTCGACGGCTTGTTCATCGCCGGTGTCGTCGCCGCCGGAAATGATGCCAATAAAATCTTTATCGAGAACGGCCGCTTCCATGGCCAAGCGATCGCCGAGACGCTTCGGGAGCGTAACGGTGTGACCACGTAATCGACAAAAAGAGGGAGAACCTGGCGCCAGGTTCTCCCTCTTTTTGCTGTTTAATTATACCCAACCGCGAAAACGCGATGCTTCCGCCATCTTGCGTACACCGACCATATAGGCGGCGAGACGCATGTCGACTTTACGGGCCGATGACGTGTTATACACCGTATTGAACGAGTGAACGAGCACTTTCTCAAGCTTCTCTTCCACTTCCTCTTCCGTCCAATAGTATCCTTGGTTGTTTTGAACCCATTCGAAATACGAGACGGTTACCCCACCGCTCGAAGCGAGCACATCCGGGACAAGCAGGATGCCGCGCTCTGTCAAGATGCGGGTCGCTTCGTTCGTCGTCGGTCCGTTGGCGGCCTCGACGACGATGGACGCCTTGATGTTGTCGGCGTTGTCTTCGGTGATTTGGTTCTCGATCGCGGCCGGGACCAAGATGTCGCAGTCGAGTTCTAACATTTCTTTGTTCGAGATCGTGTTCTTGAAGAGCGTCGAGATCGTCCCGAACGAATCTCGACGATCGAGAAGATACGGGATATCGAGCCCGTTCTCATCGTGGATCGCACCATATGCATCGCTGACGGCGATCACTTTCGCCCCGGCGTCATGCATGAACTTCGACAAGAAGCTACCAGCATTCCCGAACCCTTGGACGACGACACGTGCCCCTTTCAATTCGATTCCACGGCGCAGCGCCGCTTCCCGGATCATGATGGCGACACCTTTTGCCGTCGCCGTCTCACGTCCATGCGAGCCACCGAGCACGAGCGGTTTACCAGTGATGAAGCCCGGCGAATTGAATTCATCGATGCGGCTATACTCATCCATCATCCACGCCATGATTTGCGAGTTCGTGAACACGTCCGGCGCTGGGATATCTTTCGTCGGTCCGACGATTTGACTGATGGCTCGGACATAACCCCGGCTCAATCGTTCGATTTCACGGAAACTCATCTCACGCGGATCACAGACGATCCCACCTTTACCGCCACCGTATGGAAGGTCGACAATTCCGGCCTTCAAGCTCATCCAGACCGACAACGCCTTCACTTCGACCTCCGTCACGCTCGGGTGGAAGCGAATCCCACCTTTCGTCGGTCCGACCGC
This sequence is a window from Exiguobacterium mexicanum. Protein-coding genes within it:
- a CDS encoding asparaginase — protein: MNHLLLIHTGGTIAMSQSGSGHVMPSEVNPIDATLPKATDIANITTKHFSNIPSPHMTPEKMLELAQFINQQLTQDTYDGVVITHGTDTLEETAYFLQITLGAPVPIVLTGAMRSSNEVGSDGEFNLITALRVAQSDVARGKGVLVVFNGEIHSAFNVTKTHTSSVDTFKSVHFGNVGMVTKDHVLIYSQPTTKQPKMIPSITKRVAVLKVVAGMEPDLLEAVLALGYDGLVLEVLGQGNVPPSIVPALEMLVERMPVVIVSRCFNGIVQDVYGYVGGGQQLKEMGIIFSNGLNSQKARLRLLVELEACSSQAVMEHSFSFQQ
- a CDS encoding YpdA family putative bacillithiol disulfide reductase, with product MRDEVISLNKHAIVVGAGPCGLSAAIELERIGISCTVIERGNIVDAIYRYPTHQTFFSSASLLEIGDIPFICKDLKPRRQDALVYYREVVSRTGLDVQPFETVETVTRSEDGFIVRSRHDRDGVKERQADYVILATGYYGRPRTLDVPGEELPHVTHYFKEAHPFYRQRVTVIGGKNSAVDAAIELEKAGAHVTVLYRGDGYSPSVKPWVLPTFDSLVRHDKVRLELEAEIVRIEPHHVVYRQYGEEQRLETDHVLAMTGYLPDHGLFADAGVQVDEETGVPSFDETTFETNVDGLFIAGVVAAGNDANKIFIENGRFHGQAIAETLRERNGVTT
- a CDS encoding Glu/Leu/Phe/Val family dehydrogenase codes for the protein MITDQEKGHQKRKNILESTQEVIHEALDKLGYPEEMYELLKEPLRMLTVRIPVRMDDGSTKIFTGYRAQHNDAVGPTKGGIRFHPSVTEVEVKALSVWMSLKAGIVDLPYGGGKGGIVCDPREMSFREIERLSRGYVRAISQIVGPTKDIPAPDVFTNSQIMAWMMDEYSRIDEFNSPGFITGKPLVLGGSHGRETATAKGVAIMIREAALRRGIELKGARVVVQGFGNAGSFLSKFMHDAGAKVIAVSDAYGAIHDENGLDIPYLLDRRDSFGTISTLFKNTISNKEMLELDCDILVPAAIENQITEDNADNIKASIVVEAANGPTTNEATRILTERGILLVPDVLASSGGVTVSYFEWVQNNQGYYWTEEEVEEKLEKVLVHSFNTVYNTSSARKVDMRLAAYMVGVRKMAEASRFRGWV